The genomic stretch TTCAATAAGCCTCCCTATGGTGTTTACCTTTGCAATTTTAGTATTGTAGCATAACCAGCGCCTCTTTTCATTATGGCTGCGCATTTACAGTACTGCTGATGTGAGTTCGATGATCGATCATGAATAGAATTTCATATTTTTGAGCTGAAGGAGTAAAATGAAACAGAAGGCATGAGATGATCTGAGAGGAGTGTCGGCTGTGAAATATAGGAAGCTTGGAAGTACAGATCTGAATGTATCCGTGATCGGGATTGGAACCTGGCAGTTCGGAGGAGAATGGGGAAGGGAATATTCGCAGACGGAAGCGGATATGATTTTGGACAAGGGGCGGGAGCTCGGCATTAATTTAATTGATACAGCAGAATGTTACGGTGATCATCTTTCAGAGTCTCTCATCGGGGATTATATTAGCCGCCGCAATCGTGAGGATTGGATCATCGCCACAAAGTTCGGACATCATTTTCATGAGCGTTTCACTCGCACCGACGTATTTGGCGCCGAGGGAGTTGTTGCTCAACTGGATGCTTCGCTCAAAGCACTGCAAACGGATTACATTGACTTATATCAATTCCATTCGGGTCCGGATCAAGCCTTCGACAACGACGAGCTTTGGACGGTACTGGACAAGCAAATAGCTGTTGGGAAGATTCGTTTTCTCGGAACATCGATCGGCAGCAATGATAATCTGCATCAGACGGAGGCTTCATCGAAAGTGAACTCTCGCGTTATTCAGGTCGTTTATAATCGTCTGGATCGTGCACCAGAGGAGCGGGTATTTCCTTCTTGCGAGGAGCAGGGTCTTGGCGTGCTTGCGCGTGTGCCTCTAGCAAGCGGCTACCTGAGCGGCAAATATAGGCCAGGCGCGGTCTTTGGCGATAACGATGTACGCCACAGACATGATAAAGAGAGCACTCGGCTTAAGCTGCTCGAAGTGGAGCATATTCAGCGCGAGGAGGTTCCGCAGGGTGTAACGATGGCAAGCTGGGCACTTGCTTGGTGCTTAAAGCATCCTGCGGTTACCGCGGTTATTCCGGGCTGCAAGGACGCTGAGCAGGTTGAAGCTAATGCCAAAGCGGTGGAGCTCGTCTCTGAGCCGCATCCGCAGGATATAAATATTAAATAATATCGCAGAATGTAGGCGACACACGAGGCAGAAAGCGTCGTTTGCTGCTATGTTGTTCTTAGGAGTAGCAAATCCAGGTTACTTTGACGCAATAAGAACATATGCGTGCTTAAGATGATGTTTCGAGGTAGCTCACCCGCCGAATGGGCTCATTAAGCACCTATGTGTTCTTAAGAGTAGCAAATCAAGGTTACTTTGTCGCAATAAGCACGCATGCGTGCTTAAGGTGCTGTTTCGAGGTCGCTCACATGCAGAAGGGTTCTCGCAAGGGATGTAACCCTCGCGAGAACCCTAATCCTTCGATCAACTCACCCTGACGAGTTTCCACCTTTGAGCGCCATTGCCCAGATCATCCCAAATTTGCACGTTGGTGCCGTCCACCGTGCCTGAGCCTGCTACGTCTAATGCCTTATTGCTGTTTGAGTCGATAAGTTTCATATATCCGCTACCTGTATCGACGAGCTTCCAAAGCTGATTAATGTTGCCGGTATAGTCCCAAATTTGCACGTTCGCTCCATTCGCAGTGCCCCAGCCGTTAACCTCAAGCGCTTTTCCGCTATTCGTATTAATAAGCCTGTACGCTCCACCTCCCGCATTCGTAATTTGCCATAGCTGATTCGCTTGGCTCGCGCCTTCCGTCCAAATTTGCACATTGGCTCCGTTTGCCGT from Paenibacillus sp. FSL H8-0548 encodes the following:
- a CDS encoding aldo/keto reductase — translated: MKYRKLGSTDLNVSVIGIGTWQFGGEWGREYSQTEADMILDKGRELGINLIDTAECYGDHLSESLIGDYISRRNREDWIIATKFGHHFHERFTRTDVFGAEGVVAQLDASLKALQTDYIDLYQFHSGPDQAFDNDELWTVLDKQIAVGKIRFLGTSIGSNDNLHQTEASSKVNSRVIQVVYNRLDRAPEERVFPSCEEQGLGVLARVPLASGYLSGKYRPGAVFGDNDVRHRHDKESTRLKLLEVEHIQREEVPQGVTMASWALAWCLKHPAVTAVIPGCKDAEQVEANAKAVELVSEPHPQDINIK